The genomic stretch TCTTCCGAAAATTTGAAATTAAGTCCCATGTTCAATTCCCCCAATGCAGTTCCGCTGCCATTATTATACTGGTTCCACAAGTGACTATGCCCTAATTTTAAATTCAAGATAGGGCTCAATTTTGAGGTTAAAAACACGTACTCAAAATCCCTAAAAACGAATATTCCTTTAATGCCTTCAAAATTCAAGTACCCTAAACCAGTATATGGTTTCTCACGATAGCTTATACCATTTGTCAGACGGAATGCCAGACTGTTCTTGTCTTTCAGATAGTATCCCATCCAGCTAGGACCAGGGTCTACATTAATGGTGTTGTTCTTGAAACTCATATATCCTGTTTCTACTTTGAAGAAATAGTTTACTTGACAATATCCTGTAGCATAAGTTAAAAGTAGCAATGTAGCAGTGGCGAATAGACAGATGGCAGATCTCTTCATAAAAAGAATGAGCAGTGAATAAACCAAAAAGATAAATTGATCCTATAATATGATTATACGCTTTTCTGCCAGTTTGAGAATATTCAGCAAACTGCCTTATATCAATTAATGATTGACATAAAAAAAATCGTGGAAATCCGTGGACTTTCTTCTAATGAATTTGATTACTTGCACAATTCAGTATAATCACATCCTATAATCTACTGTTTTGGCAGCCAAAAAGGAATGATAAGAAATTACTATCGTCCGACTAAATTTCAAATATGATCAAAAACTGTCTTTAAACAGAAATTGGAGGGTTTTTATTCCAATCCCTAAAATAATCCCCATCCCCTAAAGGGGAGCTTTAGAAAGTCACCTTTAGGGGATTTAGGGATCAAAACAGTTGATTTTTTTAATTTGACGATTGTTTTCTCGGACTCCAGTAATAAAAAATACCTAAATAACTTTCTTATGGATTTAAGGATGGTGAGAAATATATTTATAACATTGTTGACACTAAACATCAGGTTATGCTGGAGCTTAGCCTCAGTACTGATATGTGTTGAGCTCTCTACTCAATAAAATGAGCATGCACGTTTAACGGGTAATATCCTTTTGGGTTAAATAATAATTATAGGCAAAGTCCAACCAAAATCCTAGTCTCTTTGTGACTAGAAAAAGGAAAATTGCCAGCAGGTCACCCAAAATATTGATCAGTACTGAAAATCATATCATACCCGACAAATCTTCTGATCTTTTCGTCCAAGGTCCATATTTTCAGGTTGTATGTTTTGGCGCATAGGATAATGATCGAATCGATAAGCCCTACTCCATATTGGACCAACTTATTTTCTTGGGAGTAAATACCCGCGCCGAAGGTCAATCCCGGATAATCCAGGAGTTTCATATTGCTAAAAAATTCCGTGATGAAGTTGACTTCTTTTTCATGCTTGGCTCCTTGCGCCAGCTCCGCAAAAATAACTTCAAGGCTAAAGGCATTGCCTTCTTCAATGAGTTGGAGCCCTGGTTTGATGAAAT from Echinicola soli encodes the following:
- a CDS encoding PIN domain-containing protein, whose protein sequence is MNGVLVDTSVWIEYFRGNPDFIKPGLQLIEEGNAFSLEVIFAELAQGAKHEKEVNFITEFFSNMKLLDYPGLTFGAGIYSQENKLVQYGVGLIDSIIILCAKTYNLKIWTLDEKIRRFVGYDMIFSTDQYFG